One Planctomycetaceae bacterium DNA segment encodes these proteins:
- a CDS encoding formylglycine-generating enzyme family protein: MSKNPFLAMAVLVSATAALAGVMLLSGKDDASSASAIARANDADSSDNDNAGEVTGGNGGAASSGTESSVSPESWATRNVYLPPNPEPDIDREALARQTESLKRAVPKAVTESLVTEQPSVDDPSRLDGMVWIPGGVFVMGNDFGPPDEAPRHAVALDGFWMDSHEVTNRQFQAFVDATGYVTTAEQPPTFRSIRPGSPMQNAAILEEYNQPGSICSLQINSEADIDPVKGPYSWWDYVVGADWKHPLGPKDSIDDFMDHPVVHVSWLDAKAYCDWAGKSLPTEAQWEYASRGGHEGRVYPWGNTRNPDGTWLHNIWQGNFPLENTLADGFERTSPVGRFPANDFGLFDMSGNVWEWCADYYQPDYYFNSPIKNPPGPKDSFDPQEPDYIKRVQRGGSFMCSEQYCIGYRVASRMKGEEDTGAFHTGFRCVVNVGSDSPDR, translated from the coding sequence ATGAGTAAGAATCCGTTTCTTGCGATGGCTGTGCTGGTGTCCGCCACGGCGGCTCTGGCGGGAGTCATGCTGTTGTCCGGGAAGGACGATGCGTCGTCGGCATCCGCGATTGCGCGCGCCAACGACGCTGATTCTTCTGACAATGACAACGCCGGCGAGGTGACCGGCGGCAACGGCGGAGCGGCGTCTTCCGGTACTGAATCGTCGGTCTCCCCCGAATCCTGGGCGACTCGCAATGTCTATCTTCCGCCGAATCCGGAACCGGACATTGATCGGGAGGCTCTGGCAAGGCAGACCGAGTCTCTGAAACGCGCTGTGCCGAAAGCCGTCACCGAGTCGCTGGTGACGGAACAGCCTTCCGTTGACGATCCTTCGCGGCTGGACGGCATGGTCTGGATTCCCGGCGGAGTGTTCGTCATGGGAAACGACTTCGGTCCGCCGGATGAAGCTCCTCGTCACGCCGTCGCACTTGACGGGTTCTGGATGGATTCACACGAAGTCACAAACCGGCAGTTTCAGGCATTCGTCGACGCGACCGGATACGTGACAACCGCCGAACAGCCGCCGACATTTCGCAGCATCCGGCCCGGTTCCCCGATGCAAAACGCGGCCATCCTGGAGGAATACAACCAGCCCGGTTCCATCTGCAGTCTGCAGATCAACAGCGAAGCCGACATCGACCCGGTCAAGGGACCCTATAGTTGGTGGGACTATGTCGTCGGAGCCGACTGGAAGCATCCGCTCGGGCCGAAAGACAGCATTGACGACTTCATGGATCACCCGGTTGTCCACGTCAGTTGGCTGGACGCGAAGGCGTACTGCGACTGGGCCGGGAAGTCACTGCCGACGGAGGCTCAATGGGAATATGCGTCTCGCGGCGGTCACGAAGGCCGAGTCTATCCGTGGGGCAATACTCGCAACCCGGATGGCACCTGGCTGCACAACATCTGGCAGGGCAATTTTCCGCTGGAAAACACTCTGGCCGACGGCTTCGAACGTACGTCTCCCGTGGGCCGGTTTCCCGCCAACGATTTCGGACTGTTCGATATGTCCGGCAACGTCTGGGAATGGTGTGCCGACTACTATCAGCCGGACTACTACTTCAACAGCCCGATCAAAAATCCGCCCGGTCCGAAGGACAGCTTTGATCCTCAGGAACCGGACTACATCAAGCGCGTCCAGCGAGGCGGCAGTTTTATGTGCAGCGAACAATACTGCATCGGCTACCGTGTCGCATCACGAATGAAAGGCGAAGAAGATACGGGCGCGTTTCATACAGGATTTCGGTGCGTCGTGAATGTCGGTTCCGACAGCCCCGACCGGTAG
- a CDS encoding sugar phosphate isomerase/epimerase: MSLRLAVATEDFGASLRRAIVQAAKAQVRGIRLNARTEVNPKHTTDSALRQLAHYVGEQQMQIAGLICPTKHALSDPEFLEERLDLIRRAMALARKLNTVELLIRCGRIPDPETSEEREPLPSNSDVESLANPFSFAGSTGRSTKTVASSSQKFAMLSEIVSDLARHGNHVGCVPHLQFAAYDVALIRKLLASVNTGPVAIAFDPATAVMTGSDVVTAFRDLYNDVGYIRARDAIRDVDGAGVEVPVGDGNVDWTEFLPTLAEADFSGWVCVERTGGDDRANDVLAGVARMKKLIPQAGS, encoded by the coding sequence ATGTCACTTCGACTGGCGGTTGCAACGGAAGATTTCGGCGCGTCGCTTCGGAGAGCGATCGTCCAGGCAGCAAAGGCGCAGGTTCGCGGAATCCGCCTGAATGCTCGCACCGAGGTCAACCCGAAACACACCACCGATTCCGCATTGCGGCAACTGGCGCATTATGTCGGTGAGCAGCAGATGCAGATTGCCGGGCTGATCTGTCCGACGAAGCATGCGTTGAGCGACCCGGAATTCCTGGAAGAGCGGCTGGACCTGATCCGCCGAGCGATGGCGCTGGCGCGAAAGCTGAACACCGTCGAACTGCTGATTCGATGCGGAAGAATCCCTGATCCGGAAACGTCGGAAGAACGCGAACCGCTGCCGTCGAATTCCGATGTCGAAAGTCTGGCCAACCCGTTTTCGTTTGCCGGTTCGACGGGCAGAAGCACGAAGACGGTCGCTTCGTCATCGCAGAAGTTTGCGATGCTGTCGGAAATCGTCAGCGATCTGGCTCGGCACGGAAATCACGTCGGCTGCGTGCCGCACCTGCAGTTTGCGGCGTACGATGTGGCGCTGATCCGAAAGCTGCTGGCATCCGTGAACACCGGACCGGTTGCGATCGCGTTTGATCCGGCGACCGCAGTAATGACGGGAAGCGACGTGGTTACGGCTTTTCGTGATCTTTACAACGATGTCGGCTATATTCGAGCTCGCGACGCCATCCGCGACGTTGATGGAGCCGGCGTTGAAGTTCCCGTCGGTGACGGCAATGTCGACTGGACGGAGTTTCTGCCGACGCTGGCGGAAGCCGATTTCTCCGGCTGGGTCTGCGTCGAACGGACTGGCGGCGACGACCGTGCCAACGACGTGCTGGCCGGTGTCGCGAGAATGAAGAAGCTGATTCCGCAGGCGGGGAGTTGA
- a CDS encoding Nif3-like dinuclear metal center hexameric protein, translating into MLTVAEIIRFLDEFAPAELAEDWDNAGLLVGRRTASVDRVMTCLTLTSDVAAEAVQERAQLVVTHHPVMFRATRQVTSDTADGDVLLTLIEAGIAVFSPHTRFDSAAEGINQQLAESFGLRQIQAIRESASVAGLGGGRWGKLDADTSLDEFLSCVKQVCGAEYLEFSGERESSVSTVAVACGSAAEFLRDAVRLGCDTFVTGEARFHSALEARAAGVNLVLVGHYSSERPAVERLAEVIGHRFPEIESFASRMESDPLTVYS; encoded by the coding sequence GTGCTCACAGTTGCCGAAATCATCCGCTTTCTCGACGAATTCGCTCCCGCGGAACTTGCGGAAGACTGGGACAACGCAGGTCTTTTGGTCGGCCGTCGTACAGCGAGCGTGGATCGAGTGATGACGTGTCTGACGCTGACCTCGGACGTCGCGGCGGAAGCGGTTCAGGAGCGAGCGCAGTTAGTCGTCACACATCACCCGGTCATGTTTCGAGCCACCCGGCAAGTGACATCGGACACCGCGGACGGCGACGTGCTGCTGACGCTGATCGAAGCCGGAATCGCCGTCTTTAGCCCTCACACACGCTTCGACAGCGCCGCGGAAGGGATTAATCAGCAACTGGCCGAATCCTTCGGGTTGCGGCAGATCCAGGCGATTCGCGAATCCGCTTCCGTCGCGGGGCTCGGCGGCGGCCGGTGGGGAAAGCTGGATGCCGACACCTCGCTGGACGAATTCCTGAGCTGCGTGAAGCAAGTCTGCGGAGCGGAGTATCTGGAGTTCTCCGGCGAACGGGAATCGTCTGTCTCAACCGTTGCCGTCGCGTGCGGGTCGGCGGCCGAGTTTCTCCGGGACGCGGTTCGGCTGGGATGCGACACGTTCGTCACCGGCGAGGCTCGTTTTCATTCCGCGCTGGAAGCCCGGGCAGCCGGCGTCAATCTTGTCCTCGTCGGCCATTATTCCAGCGAACGGCCCGCCGTGGAACGTCTGGCGGAAGTCATTGGTCACAGGTTTCCCGAAATCGAATCATTTGCCAGCCGAATGGAATCAGATCCGCTGACGGTGTATTCATAG
- a CDS encoding ATP-binding cassette domain-containing protein, which produces MQANRTSETAASAVTRGDDDVIRLLNVGCRFGSQHVLKDLTLGISAGETLAIIGESGCGKSVTMKVMMQLIRQTSGSVEWFGRDVTAIPPGERLQQQLRLGYLFQGAALFDSLNIFENVAFGIQENQRFSRDEIRDVVFERLREVGLQEDVARKRPSEISGGMQKRVGLARALALSPDVMFYDEPTTGLDPVTSRRIDDLIESVRRNRGVAGIIVTHDLRTVRRVADRVVMLYPLRRLQPDDRQLIFDGTVTELAECDDPRVREFVAEELSDVRAA; this is translated from the coding sequence ATGCAAGCGAATCGAACATCCGAAACGGCGGCTTCCGCGGTGACGCGAGGCGATGACGACGTCATCCGGTTGTTGAACGTCGGCTGCCGGTTCGGGTCGCAGCACGTCCTGAAAGATCTGACGCTGGGGATTTCCGCCGGCGAAACTCTGGCAATCATCGGCGAAAGTGGTTGTGGAAAAAGCGTGACGATGAAAGTCATGATGCAGCTCATTCGTCAGACGTCGGGAAGTGTGGAATGGTTTGGCCGCGACGTGACCGCCATTCCGCCGGGCGAACGGCTGCAGCAGCAGCTTCGGCTGGGTTACCTGTTTCAGGGAGCCGCGCTGTTTGACAGCCTGAACATTTTCGAAAACGTGGCGTTTGGAATTCAGGAAAACCAGCGGTTCAGCCGCGACGAAATCCGCGACGTCGTTTTCGAACGACTGCGGGAAGTCGGTCTTCAGGAGGATGTCGCCCGGAAACGGCCGTCGGAAATTTCCGGCGGGATGCAGAAGCGAGTCGGGCTGGCTCGAGCGCTGGCACTCAGCCCGGACGTGATGTTTTACGACGAACCGACGACGGGGCTGGACCCTGTCACCAGTCGCCGCATTGATGATCTGATCGAATCCGTAAGACGAAACCGCGGCGTCGCGGGCATCATCGTGACTCACGATCTGAGAACCGTGCGGCGAGTTGCTGATCGCGTCGTGATGCTTTACCCGCTGCGGCGACTGCAGCCCGATGACCGGCAATTGATCTTTGACGGCACCGTAACGGAGCTGGCCGAATGTGATGACCCGCGAGTGAGAGAGTTTGTCGCCGAAGAACTCAGCGACGTGCGAGCCGCATAG
- a CDS encoding MlaD family protein, which yields MDERRQEFRVGLMVVAAMVAIVIMVFQFGAIGRSWKSGTRIGIILPTAAGIVPDTALKMSGLRIGHVEKVTLLPEGRGVLVQTLVNAGYTFPDDSVAQVQRSLLGDGSIEISPGHSATPIQNGSRIVGNSVGDPGESISRLEDRLSATLHSFETTGREWGRLAHNLNRILESSGPGGVSTLEQSAVALEQFTRTMKTAEDTLAAAGGLLNDPRYQQQLQRTLVALPELLNETQSTLRAVNGVVQQVDTTVANLNTATRPLAAQSESLVTQLNQSMANIQTMTRELAVITQLMNQNDGTLKKLITDPAMYRNLNSTASSLAALLQNLQPVVADLQVFSDKVARHPELLGIRGAMRGSSGIKDSQVQPAAFEQPGGTRRE from the coding sequence ATGGATGAACGCAGGCAGGAATTTCGAGTTGGCCTGATGGTCGTCGCCGCGATGGTGGCCATTGTCATCATGGTGTTTCAGTTCGGAGCGATCGGGCGGTCCTGGAAATCAGGAACTCGCATCGGAATCATTTTGCCGACCGCTGCCGGAATCGTCCCCGACACGGCGCTAAAGATGAGCGGCCTGCGGATTGGTCATGTGGAAAAGGTGACTCTGTTGCCCGAAGGCCGCGGCGTTCTGGTGCAGACGCTGGTGAACGCCGGGTACACGTTTCCGGACGATTCGGTCGCGCAGGTCCAGCGATCGCTGTTGGGCGACGGATCGATCGAAATCTCGCCGGGACATTCCGCGACGCCGATTCAGAACGGCAGCCGGATCGTCGGCAATTCCGTCGGCGACCCCGGCGAATCAATTTCACGACTCGAAGACCGCCTGTCGGCCACGCTGCATTCCTTTGAAACGACGGGACGGGAATGGGGCCGGCTGGCTCACAACCTGAACCGCATTCTGGAATCGTCCGGGCCTGGCGGCGTGAGCACGCTGGAACAGTCGGCCGTTGCACTGGAACAGTTTACTCGCACAATGAAAACCGCCGAAGACACACTGGCTGCTGCGGGAGGACTGCTGAACGATCCTCGCTATCAACAGCAGTTGCAGCGAACGCTGGTCGCGCTGCCGGAGCTGCTGAACGAAACTCAGTCGACGCTGCGAGCCGTCAACGGCGTCGTTCAGCAGGTCGACACAACCGTCGCGAATCTCAACACCGCGACTCGGCCACTGGCGGCTCAAAGTGAATCGCTGGTGACCCAGCTGAATCAGTCGATGGCCAACATTCAGACGATGACCCGCGAACTGGCCGTGATCACTCAGTTGATGAATCAGAATGACGGAACGCTGAAGAAACTCATCACCGATCCGGCGATGTACCGCAACCTGAATTCCACCGCATCGTCGCTGGCGGCGCTGCTGCAGAATCTGCAACCGGTTGTGGCGGACCTGCAGGTGTTCAGTGACAAAGTCGCGCGTCATCCCGAGTTGCTGGGTATCCGTGGTGCCATGCGCGGAAGTTCGGGAATCAAGGACTCACAGGTTCAGCCGGCTGCGTTCGAACAGCCGGGAGGAACTCGCCGCGAATAA